CCCTAAGCGACCGCGGTCATTAGCTTGAGGCGGGAGCGAAAATGGCCGGATTCCCGCCTCTCCTCCCGCGGCATCGCCGTTATCGCCCTCCAATCAATGATGTCAGAGATGTCCAGGTCAAAAGCAGTTCCGCGGAAGACGTCAGCGGGGACAGCTGAGCAAGGACGGGCGGTTCGGCTGACGCCCGAGCTTCTCGACCAGGTTGACGCATGGGCGCTCAGCCAGAAGCAGAGGCCTAACCGATCAGAAGCGGTACAACTGCTGGTGAAGACGGCGCTCGAAGGGCTGCGTGATCGGCCTATGCGCGAATCTCCAGAGTCGAATCGTGAGAGCCCTCGGATCCGCGCAAAGGAGCTTGCCTCTGACGCGCTCGACCGGCTGCCCGATACGGGTGCGACATCCGAAGACAGGGCAAGCCGGAAGAGCAGGCTGATGAAAGGTCCCGAAGAATTTCGCAAGGTCCGGCGGGACAGATCGAACAGTTGAGGCTGATCGTATGACAGGACGACAGCCGCATCGATGTCCGAGTCTTCAGGCAAGCGACGCACCGATTGGCGGGACTAATATGTGTTCAATTTCTGGAGCGCTCCATGAATCGGTATTTCTTTGACATCCAAAGTGGTCGCGATTTCTTTGCAGACGAGGAAGGTCTACCCCTTCCCAATCTGAAAGCCGCCGAAGTCAAAGCAATGCAAACCTTGACTGGAATCGCCCAGGAATCCGTCTTCCCAAGCAAGCGGGCGGATTTGGCAGTGGAAGTGCGCTCGAGCACCGAACAGCTGTTCTGCGTTTCGATAGTCCATCGGAACTCGAGCACCAAGCATTGAAGCCGGTTCCCCTAGGCCAATATGGTGGTGCTAGCTTGCATCCGCTACAGATCGACGCAGAGGTGCGCCGGGTCCTGCCCGCGACGTGAGTGGAACGATCGCTTTCCGATATCCCCGCGTCCTGCAGGGCAAGTGCAAAACGACCGTTGTACCGCAGGTTCCGGCCGCAAAGTCGCGTGGTTCTCCCCGCTGGCGGAGCCAGTTGTGACAGCTCGGGAGCCAGTGGCTATACTCTAGGCTCGGCGCTTCGGAAGGGCACGGCAATCGCGAGCAGCGGGCTTGTGCCTGCTCGATCTAGGGCTCGCGTCATCTACTTGGGGGCGGCTTTGAGTACTTGGGGGCGGCTTTGAGCAATTCCACTGAGCGGCCAAAGTACGAACGCCTGGCTGACTTCATTCGACGGAACCAGGCTCCGATCGTGAAGGAATGGACGGAGTTCGCTCGAACTCTGTCACCGGCCAGCGATCGAATGACGAAGTTGGCTCTGGAAGATCATATCTTCGATCTTCTTAGGTTTGTGGCGGACGACCTCGAAACCGCACAAACCCCGCGGGAGCGATTTGATAAATCGCGAGGCGACGGCCCGAAAGACAGCCCCTTTTCTCAAAGCGCGGCTGAGCTCCATGCCGCTCTGCGTCTGGCCGACGGCTTTAACATCGACCAGATGATCTCGGAATATCGGGCGCTTCGCGCAAGCGTCGTCAAGCAGTGGGTTGCTCATCATCGAAGCCTTGCGGACACCGATATTGAGGACTTGACGCGGTTCAATGAAGCGATCGATCAGGCCGTGACGGAGTCGGTGGCCCACTATACCAAGACGATAAATGACTCGCGCAACCTGTTTCTGGGCGTCCTCGGCCACGACCTGCGCAATCCTCTCGGCGCCGTTTCAATGGGCGCTCAGTGGATGGAGCGATCG
This genomic stretch from Bradyrhizobium daqingense harbors:
- a CDS encoding DUF6894 family protein; translated protein: MNRYFFDIQSGRDFFADEEGLPLPNLKAAEVKAMQTLTGIAQESVFPSKRADLAVEVRSSTEQLFCVSIVHRNSSTKH